The following proteins are encoded in a genomic region of Leptospira andrefontaineae:
- a CDS encoding MotA/TolQ/ExbB proton channel family protein, whose protein sequence is MHNRYTNLSLRQWIAIALVGGFVLTATLPTFSQDAAPTDANKTEQTTAPAEQPAPAPAEKSGTWGFVDLFNKGGWTMYPLALSSIIALAIIFERIYFLTTSKLLPKGFNIDLGEKVDEKGFDGAKEFIDANPSYKISDILKNGIDVSAGNAEIFAKGIEREAAEVIVVLERGLVILAAVSTIAPLIGFLGTVSGMINAFDAIANADQVNAKVVAGGIKEALITTAAGLIIAIPAMTFHQYLTSRIDGFTSEVEEAANRIYKEFLKRNARA, encoded by the coding sequence ATGCATAATCGATATACTAATCTCTCTCTACGCCAATGGATCGCCATTGCACTTGTAGGAGGATTCGTTCTAACTGCAACTTTACCTACTTTTTCTCAAGATGCTGCGCCTACAGACGCAAATAAAACCGAACAAACAACTGCACCTGCAGAACAACCTGCACCGGCTCCTGCTGAAAAAAGCGGAACTTGGGGATTTGTAGACCTGTTCAACAAGGGCGGATGGACAATGTATCCATTGGCTCTTTCTTCTATTATTGCTCTTGCGATCATTTTCGAAAGAATTTACTTTCTTACTACTTCCAAACTTCTTCCTAAAGGTTTTAATATCGATTTAGGGGAGAAGGTTGATGAGAAAGGTTTTGATGGAGCTAAAGAATTCATCGATGCAAACCCTTCTTATAAAATTTCCGATATTTTGAAAAACGGTATCGATGTATCTGCGGGTAATGCTGAAATTTTCGCAAAAGGTATCGAAAGAGAAGCTGCCGAAGTGATCGTAGTTCTTGAAAGAGGACTTGTGATCTTAGCTGCTGTTTCGACTATCGCTCCTTTGATCGGGTTCTTAGGAACAGTTTCCGGTATGATCAACGCATTCGATGCGATCGCAAATGCAGACCAAGTTAACGCGAAAGTAGTAGCGGGCGGTATTAAAGAAGCTCTTATCACTACTGCAGCCGGTTTGATCATCGCTATTCCTGCAATGACTTTCCACCAATACCTGACTTCCAGAATCGACGGATTCACTTCCGAAGTGGAAGAAGCTGCAAACAGAATTTACAAAGAATTCCTGAAACGTAACGCAAGAGCTTAA
- a CDS encoding ExbD/TolR family protein, whose translation MIQLKKKRGLEEISASSMSDIAFLLLVFFMVTAVFFVKEGLNIQLPRKNSNPTLVLRENIYEILVAGETIKMRNKVLGTRDYKDLAEFRKDLNDLEIPNLDEKVALIKTTGETKYGNMLDALSAVQLRGFKQVSVKRLK comes from the coding sequence ATGATTCAGCTTAAGAAAAAAAGAGGTTTGGAAGAAATTTCGGCCTCTTCTATGTCGGATATCGCGTTTCTTCTTCTCGTATTTTTTATGGTGACAGCGGTGTTTTTCGTGAAGGAGGGTTTGAATATCCAACTTCCCCGAAAAAACTCCAACCCCACCCTAGTTTTAAGAGAGAATATTTACGAGATATTGGTGGCAGGCGAAACGATCAAGATGAGGAACAAAGTCCTCGGCACTCGTGATTACAAGGATCTTGCGGAATTCAGAAAAGATCTGAACGATCTAGAAATCCCGAATCTCGATGAAAAAGTTGCTCTGATCAAAACGACCGGCGAAACGAAGTACGGAAATATGCTGGATGCTCTTTCTGCAGTGCAGTTAAGAGGATTCAAACAAGTCTCCGTAAAAAGATTAAAATAA
- a CDS encoding ExbD/TolR family protein — protein sequence MALKKKKAPPSIPVSSMADIAFLLLVFFMVTSVLDTDPDLPIALPDVPGGEQLNKKIANLYLSADNEKSIYFNQVKMPLNEAINNVRAKLATTPDLKVLIHADKELSYADLDNVFELLKEAGALKVSLVTKTTQGGGLK from the coding sequence ATGGCACTTAAAAAGAAAAAAGCTCCACCTTCTATTCCGGTCAGCTCAATGGCCGATATCGCCTTTCTTCTTTTGGTATTCTTTATGGTGACTTCGGTCCTTGATACGGATCCGGATCTTCCCATCGCTCTTCCGGATGTTCCCGGCGGAGAGCAGCTTAATAAGAAAATCGCGAATTTATATTTAAGCGCCGATAACGAGAAGTCCATTTACTTCAACCAAGTAAAGATGCCTTTGAATGAAGCGATCAATAATGTTCGTGCCAAACTTGCAACCACTCCTGATCTGAAAGTATTGATCCATGCTGATAAAGAACTGAGTTATGCTGACCTGGACAATGTGTTCGAACTCTTAAAAGAAGCCGGTGCGTTAAAAGTTTCTCTGGTAACTAAAACTACCCAAGGAGGAGGCCTGAAATGA
- a CDS encoding energy transducer TonB, with amino-acid sequence MNQVVSSPSSSKKRSGLRRFVDRYRMETFLGSSAVLQIAALLFWYTPPNTYDHLDKLIDEVAFVENLVIQDPNVGEAPDDGEFEVTDTLKKKEDSRIAGAQDAIVSGATAPVDLSPNLQPEYTKDAQSAGVGGTLTLEVIIADSGEVLRVRNIGKTLGYGLEESAIQAFYKKRYSPSMLEGKAITVKVYVPVRFSLY; translated from the coding sequence ATGAACCAAGTAGTTTCCTCTCCTTCTTCTTCTAAAAAACGTTCGGGGCTTCGCAGGTTTGTTGATCGTTACAGAATGGAAACCTTCTTAGGTTCTTCTGCCGTTCTTCAGATCGCAGCACTTCTTTTCTGGTACACTCCTCCAAACACTTACGATCATCTGGACAAGTTGATCGATGAGGTCGCTTTCGTGGAGAATCTTGTGATCCAGGATCCAAACGTAGGAGAAGCTCCCGACGACGGAGAATTCGAGGTTACTGATACTCTTAAGAAAAAGGAGGACTCCAGGATCGCAGGTGCTCAGGATGCAATCGTTTCCGGTGCTACTGCTCCAGTGGATCTTTCTCCAAACCTTCAACCTGAATATACAAAAGACGCTCAGTCTGCAGGTGTGGGAGGAACTCTTACCTTAGAAGTAATCATCGCTGACTCCGGAGAAGTTTTAAGAGTACGTAATATTGGTAAAACTTTAGGATACGGATTAGAAGAATCTGCAATCCAGGCATTTTACAAAAAACGTTACTCACCTTCTATGCTAGAAGGAAAAGCGATCACCGTAAAAGTTTACGTTCCAGTTCGTTTCTCTCTCTATTGA
- a CDS encoding spinster family MFS transporter — MESNSNQAKHAWRILILLFLANLLNFFDRTIPAIIIEPIRHEWDLSDLQLGIVGSAFTVIYAIAGLPLGRLADSWSRKKIIGWGLAIWSAFTALNGYAWNYLSFVSVRMGVGIGEASYAPAANSLIGDLFPSHKRARAVGIFMLGLPLGLVLAFFTVGAMVKAFGTWRAPFFIAALPGILLSIFFFFIREPERGAAESIQVSNAAPSQPIKKVLRIPTMWWIILSGLTFNFAAYAVNSFLVSLLQRYYHFTLVKAAITTGFIVGITGLIGLTVGGWIADKIHQKSERGRLLFGAFNLFVSGILILLALMQSEEMVLFFSLLLGLGWLLSYNYYTCVYPAIQDVIEPRLRATAMAIYFAAMYLLGGATGPAVVGWFSDYLTKSAMLRSGTSEMTEQFKAIGLHDSLYLIPVTVLLTSLFVFLASRSFAKDASAMKHSLEGKV; from the coding sequence ATGGAATCGAACTCAAATCAAGCCAAACATGCATGGAGGATACTGATCCTTCTATTCTTGGCAAACCTTCTCAACTTCTTTGATAGAACGATCCCTGCAATCATCATTGAACCTATTCGACATGAATGGGATTTAAGCGATCTCCAATTAGGTATTGTAGGTTCTGCATTCACAGTCATCTACGCCATAGCAGGCCTACCATTAGGAAGACTCGCGGATTCTTGGAGTCGCAAAAAGATCATAGGCTGGGGACTCGCAATATGGAGCGCATTCACCGCTTTGAATGGATATGCTTGGAACTATTTATCTTTTGTTTCGGTTCGTATGGGCGTTGGGATAGGAGAAGCAAGTTACGCACCTGCTGCTAACTCTCTTATTGGAGATCTTTTTCCTTCTCACAAAAGAGCAAGAGCAGTCGGTATTTTTATGTTAGGACTTCCTTTAGGGTTAGTACTCGCATTCTTTACTGTTGGTGCAATGGTAAAAGCTTTCGGAACCTGGAGAGCTCCATTCTTCATTGCGGCTTTGCCTGGGATACTTCTTTCCATATTCTTCTTTTTTATCAGAGAACCGGAAAGAGGAGCTGCAGAATCTATCCAAGTATCTAATGCCGCGCCTTCACAACCTATTAAAAAAGTATTAAGAATTCCTACTATGTGGTGGATCATTCTGTCCGGCCTTACATTCAATTTTGCAGCTTATGCAGTGAATAGTTTCCTAGTTTCTTTATTACAAAGATATTACCATTTCACTTTGGTAAAAGCGGCGATCACAACTGGATTTATAGTAGGGATCACAGGTCTAATCGGGCTAACGGTCGGTGGTTGGATCGCAGATAAGATCCACCAAAAATCCGAAAGAGGCCGTCTTCTTTTCGGAGCATTCAATTTGTTTGTGTCCGGGATCTTGATCCTTCTCGCATTAATGCAGTCGGAAGAAATGGTTTTATTCTTCTCCCTTCTACTTGGACTTGGATGGTTACTTTCTTATAATTATTATACCTGCGTTTATCCTGCTATCCAAGACGTGATCGAACCTAGACTCAGAGCTACAGCGATGGCAATCTACTTTGCAGCCATGTATCTATTAGGTGGTGCGACCGGTCCTGCTGTTGTGGGTTGGTTTTCGGACTACTTAACCAAATCTGCAATGCTCCGTTCAGGTACTTCTGAAATGACCGAACAATTCAAAGCGATTGGCCTTCATGATTCCCTTTATCTGATCCCTGTAACTGTGCTATTGACTTCCTTATTTGTATTCTTGGCTTCCCGAAGTTTTGCCAAGGATGCATCCGCGATGAAGCATAGTTTAGAAGGAAAAGTATAA
- a CDS encoding LA_3150 family lipoprotein codes for MKSKLKFILPLLGLLAISCSSDQKDDAALLQALAGTPDDGNNSIVVVEVAGNFTDYTGECYDHFTVLGTSNSTISPTNYYLYVMFGHSLDTELRKSALSKQTCGALGFLGSGIPTNASPVNFKYYTCDPNLGQAGGHCGDKIKEAVGF; via the coding sequence ATGAAATCTAAACTTAAATTCATACTTCCACTTTTGGGACTTTTAGCAATTTCTTGCTCTTCCGATCAAAAGGACGATGCCGCCCTATTACAAGCATTAGCAGGAACCCCGGACGACGGGAACAATTCTATAGTAGTAGTAGAGGTTGCAGGAAACTTCACTGACTATACGGGGGAATGTTACGATCATTTCACCGTATTAGGAACTTCTAATTCTACGATCTCTCCGACCAATTATTATCTTTATGTAATGTTTGGACATTCTCTGGATACGGAACTTAGAAAGTCCGCACTTTCTAAACAAACTTGTGGCGCTTTGGGATTTTTGGGTTCAGGAATTCCTACAAACGCAAGTCCTGTGAATTTTAAATATTATACCTGTGATCCAAACCTGGGACAGGCTGGGGGACATTGTGGGGATAAGATCAAGGAAGCAGTAGGATTCTAA
- a CDS encoding phosphate ABC transporter substrate-binding protein: protein MKKIGLRLIVLLAFALSSFSVSGEEKKTITIKGSDTMVILVQKWTETFPDKSVQFQVTGGGSGTGIAALINGTTDICSASRPLKPQEIQQLKEKYNSNGVEIKVAIDGISLYVNKKNPVAKLSLEEIRKIFTGKITNWKEVGGEDHKIVLYSRENNSGTYEYFKEHALEKQDFDPSAQHMVGTAALVNAISKDKWGIGYGGAAYASGVKDVAVSADANSKAELPTEANILTNKYPISRYLYFYLREAPKDQTKKFIDWVIGKDGQKVVKDVGYFPLKKK from the coding sequence ATGAAAAAGATAGGTTTAAGACTTATTGTCTTATTAGCATTCGCTCTTTCTTCATTTTCCGTATCCGGGGAAGAGAAAAAGACAATCACCATAAAAGGATCCGACACGATGGTTATCCTGGTTCAAAAATGGACCGAAACCTTCCCGGATAAATCGGTTCAATTCCAAGTTACGGGAGGAGGATCCGGAACCGGGATCGCTGCTCTAATCAACGGAACCACAGATATTTGTTCCGCTTCTCGCCCTCTCAAACCTCAAGAAATCCAACAATTAAAGGAAAAATATAATTCCAATGGTGTGGAAATCAAGGTTGCAATAGACGGTATTTCTCTTTATGTGAACAAAAAGAATCCAGTCGCAAAACTTTCTCTGGAAGAAATCCGTAAAATTTTCACCGGAAAGATCACCAACTGGAAAGAAGTTGGCGGCGAAGATCATAAGATCGTACTATATAGCCGTGAGAACAACTCCGGAACTTATGAATATTTCAAAGAGCATGCTTTAGAAAAGCAAGACTTTGATCCTTCTGCTCAACACATGGTAGGAACTGCAGCACTAGTTAACGCAATCTCCAAAGACAAATGGGGAATCGGTTACGGTGGAGCAGCTTACGCATCCGGTGTAAAAGATGTTGCAGTTTCAGCTGACGCAAACTCTAAAGCTGAACTTCCAACCGAAGCGAATATTTTGACAAACAAATATCCGATCTCCAGATATCTATATTTTTATTTGAGAGAAGCACCTAAAGACCAAACTAAAAAGTTTATCGATTGGGTAATCGGAAAAGACGGACAAAAAGTTGTGAAGGACGTAGGTTACTTCCCTCTTAAGAAAAAGTAA
- the pstC gene encoding phosphate ABC transporter permease subunit PstC — translation MSKLDPLLRYLLHPSRRKIDVFAETLVKGTAATSILIILLIFFFVFREASSLFFSDSPQASPTIQSSGAPTEYNPDSGSDAPAEYNPDGDTLELNKPIAVSSPEPEKLSLFENLFSKIWQPVSSVPKFGILPLIVGTAKTTIIAILLGAPLAILAALNITFFVPARVREIVKPAIEMLANFPSVVIGFFCLMDVATLVKATFDIDFRLNALTGGIGLAIAVTPIIFTVAEDALSTVPQSYRQASLALGATEWQTAYRVMLPAALPGVFAAVLLGIGRAFGETMIALMATGNAPMMSFGIFDPSRTFAATIGAEMGEVIWGSEHYNILFFLGVLLFLFTFSLNAITELYVKKRLMKKFQGS, via the coding sequence ATGAGCAAACTCGATCCTCTGCTGAGATATCTTTTACATCCGAGCAGAAGAAAAATAGACGTTTTCGCGGAAACTTTAGTTAAAGGAACCGCTGCAACTTCCATCCTTATCATTCTTCTTATTTTTTTCTTTGTCTTTAGAGAAGCTTCTTCCTTGTTCTTCTCGGATTCTCCGCAAGCCTCCCCTACTATCCAAAGCTCCGGGGCACCAACAGAATACAATCCTGACTCCGGCTCGGATGCTCCTGCTGAGTATAATCCTGACGGAGATACTTTAGAATTGAATAAACCTATAGCTGTCTCTTCTCCTGAACCTGAAAAACTTTCTCTTTTCGAAAATCTTTTCAGTAAGATTTGGCAGCCGGTATCTTCCGTTCCTAAGTTTGGTATTCTACCTTTGATCGTAGGAACTGCAAAAACAACCATCATAGCAATTTTACTCGGAGCTCCATTAGCTATTTTAGCAGCTTTGAATATTACGTTCTTTGTTCCTGCAAGAGTGCGAGAGATCGTGAAGCCAGCAATTGAAATGCTTGCAAACTTCCCTTCCGTTGTGATCGGGTTTTTCTGTTTGATGGATGTTGCCACTCTAGTAAAAGCTACTTTTGATATAGATTTCAGATTGAATGCTTTGACTGGAGGGATCGGTTTAGCGATCGCAGTTACTCCGATCATATTTACGGTCGCTGAAGATGCATTGAGCACTGTGCCTCAATCTTATAGACAAGCGTCTTTAGCATTAGGTGCAACTGAATGGCAAACAGCTTATAGAGTAATGCTTCCTGCCGCGTTACCTGGCGTATTTGCCGCAGTACTTTTAGGGATAGGAAGAGCTTTTGGAGAAACGATGATCGCTCTTATGGCCACAGGTAATGCCCCTATGATGAGTTTCGGTATTTTTGATCCGAGTAGGACCTTTGCCGCCACGATCGGCGCGGAAATGGGAGAAGTTATCTGGGGATCGGAACATTATAATATTCTGTTCTTCCTAGGAGTTCTTCTCTTCCTATTTACTTTTTCCTTGAACGCAATCACAGAGCTGTATGTTAAAAAACGGCTTATGAAAAAGTTCCAAGGCTCCTAA
- the pstA gene encoding phosphate ABC transporter permease PstA has product MKWKKVRLKRRKVVKDKIYSILALGAPMLATGLILSAVILMLGNIFYKGISGVNWEFLTEAPRNNNLEGGIFPAIYGTVYLVFIMILFSIPIGTATGIFLSEYTARDSKFAMTVRFAINTLAGVPSIVFGLFGVGFFIQFLGKGMDYIASNTTPIWGKPALIWAAATLAILTLPVVIISVEETMRSIPREMRESSLALGATKWQTIWKLILPNSLTGILTGAILAIGRGAGEVAPILFVGVVYSLPELPSHLSDQFMQLGYHLFVLATQSPDVDAAMPKQYATTVVLLTLTFGMSFFATFLRYRIRKSRGKAHV; this is encoded by the coding sequence TTGAAATGGAAAAAAGTCAGACTTAAAAGAAGAAAAGTCGTAAAAGATAAAATTTATTCCATATTAGCTCTAGGCGCTCCCATGCTTGCTACAGGACTGATCTTATCAGCGGTAATTCTAATGCTTGGGAATATATTCTATAAGGGAATCTCAGGTGTTAACTGGGAATTCCTAACAGAAGCACCAAGGAATAATAACTTAGAAGGTGGGATTTTTCCTGCAATCTATGGAACTGTATATCTAGTTTTTATAATGATCTTATTCAGTATTCCGATTGGTACTGCAACCGGGATCTTCCTTTCCGAATATACCGCAAGAGATTCTAAGTTCGCAATGACTGTTCGATTTGCGATCAATACCTTGGCAGGAGTTCCTTCCATTGTATTCGGACTATTCGGAGTTGGATTTTTCATCCAATTCCTCGGGAAAGGAATGGATTATATTGCAAGTAACACCACACCAATTTGGGGTAAACCGGCTCTGATCTGGGCCGCTGCAACTCTTGCAATCCTCACCCTACCGGTAGTCATTATCTCCGTAGAAGAAACGATGAGAAGTATTCCGAGAGAAATGAGAGAATCAAGTCTCGCGTTAGGTGCAACCAAATGGCAAACCATTTGGAAATTGATCTTACCTAATTCTTTAACTGGTATTTTGACAGGAGCAATTCTTGCGATCGGAAGAGGTGCAGGAGAAGTTGCTCCGATCTTATTCGTAGGAGTTGTATATTCTTTGCCTGAATTACCTTCTCACCTTTCGGATCAATTCATGCAATTAGGTTACCATTTATTCGTATTGGCAACTCAATCGCCTGATGTGGACGCGGCTATGCCGAAACAATATGCGACCACAGTTGTATTATTAACTCTTACCTTCGGGATGAGTTTTTTTGCTACATTCTTAAGATACAGAATCAGGAAGTCCAGGGGCAAGGCCCATGTATAA
- the pstB gene encoding phosphate ABC transporter ATP-binding protein PstB, which produces MKDTKVKIKSRHFNFFYGENQALHDISLEIHAKKVTAFIGPSGCGKSTFLRSINRMNDVIDSSKVNGKLEIDGINIYDPLMNVVELRKRVGMVFQKSFPFPKSIYENIAYGLKLNGGVSKDQMDHIVEESLRKSALWKEVKDRLNDSALGLSGGQQQRLCIARAIAMNPEVILMDEPCSALDPISTKKVEEFISEFKDSYTIVIVTHNMQQAARVSDYTGFFYMGRLVEFDTTKKMFHDPSKKETEDYISGKFG; this is translated from the coding sequence ATGAAAGATACAAAAGTAAAAATAAAATCCCGCCATTTCAATTTTTTCTACGGTGAGAATCAGGCATTGCATGATATCTCTTTAGAGATCCATGCGAAGAAGGTCACTGCGTTCATAGGACCTTCCGGTTGCGGTAAATCCACTTTTTTAAGATCCATCAACCGAATGAATGACGTGATCGATAGCTCTAAAGTGAACGGTAAACTGGAAATAGATGGGATCAATATTTATGATCCTCTAATGAATGTTGTGGAACTCAGAAAAAGAGTCGGAATGGTTTTCCAAAAGTCTTTCCCTTTTCCTAAATCCATCTATGAGAACATCGCTTACGGATTAAAACTGAATGGCGGAGTGTCTAAAGATCAGATGGATCATATCGTTGAAGAAAGTCTTAGGAAGTCCGCACTTTGGAAAGAAGTTAAGGACAGACTGAACGATAGCGCACTCGGACTTTCCGGTGGACAACAACAAAGGTTATGCATCGCAAGAGCAATCGCAATGAATCCCGAAGTGATCTTAATGGATGAGCCTTGTTCCGCCTTGGATCCCATTTCTACGAAAAAGGTGGAGGAGTTCATTTCTGAATTCAAGGATTCTTATACGATAGTGATCGTGACACATAATATGCAACAAGCCGCAAGGGTGAGCGATTATACAGGCTTCTTCTATATGGGTCGTTTGGTGGAATTCGATACTACTAAAAAGATGTTCCATGATCCTTCCAAAAAGGAAACAGAAGATTATATTTCCGGAAAATTCGGTTGA
- a CDS encoding carboxylate--amine ligase has protein sequence MLETQTEQDLLKQSDPMEFWPTWKLYLPLIPYIAFESIRSIRSGSISSLGFGTIAAANPGIPLGGLVGESKYQILQKLNSKNILKFFLVPKGSKDINSILEKMNTFGLVFPIILKPDSGQRGQGVRKILSPKHLEECLLESNVDLLIQEYHPGPFEVGIFYYRYPTESKGKIFSITRKVFPKLVGNGISSLSKLVETHPRYKIQKDRFQKRFSEAWDKIPKLGENILLSEAGNHCQGTLFLDGSEWITPELENKIHEISSSFSGFYFGRYDIRFSSLKDFLEGKDLHIVELNGVTSESTNLYDPRFSFRERYSILFSQWKILFKISRQSKVKGAGLFSILKELYNFYFGERIVSDLSI, from the coding sequence ATGTTAGAGACTCAGACAGAACAGGATTTGCTCAAACAATCCGATCCAATGGAATTTTGGCCCACTTGGAAATTGTATCTGCCTCTGATCCCTTATATCGCTTTTGAATCCATTCGTTCCATCCGATCCGGATCCATTTCTTCTCTAGGATTCGGAACGATTGCAGCAGCAAATCCAGGCATTCCTCTAGGCGGACTCGTAGGGGAATCCAAATATCAAATCTTACAAAAACTAAACTCTAAGAATATATTAAAATTCTTTTTAGTCCCCAAAGGTTCTAAAGATATAAATTCTATTTTAGAAAAAATGAATACTTTCGGATTAGTATTCCCGATTATACTCAAACCCGATTCAGGGCAAAGAGGACAAGGTGTGAGAAAGATCTTAAGCCCAAAACATTTGGAAGAATGTTTATTGGAATCAAATGTGGACCTACTTATCCAAGAATACCATCCTGGTCCATTCGAAGTTGGGATTTTTTATTATAGATATCCGACTGAGAGCAAAGGTAAAATATTCTCAATCACCAGGAAAGTATTCCCTAAATTAGTCGGGAACGGGATCTCTTCTCTTTCTAAATTAGTGGAGACCCATCCCAGATATAAGATCCAAAAAGATAGATTTCAAAAAAGATTTTCAGAGGCCTGGGACAAGATACCAAAACTAGGAGAAAACATTCTACTTTCCGAGGCAGGGAACCATTGCCAGGGAACACTATTTTTGGACGGTTCAGAATGGATCACTCCAGAATTAGAGAATAAGATCCATGAGATCTCTTCTTCTTTTTCCGGATTTTATTTCGGTAGATACGATATACGATTTTCCTCCCTCAAGGATTTTTTAGAAGGAAAAGATCTCCATATAGTGGAATTAAACGGAGTTACTTCCGAATCTACGAACTTATATGACCCCAGATTTTCATTCAGAGAAAGATATTCCATACTATTCTCCCAATGGAAGATTTTATTTAAGATTTCAAGACAATCCAAAGTGAAGGGTGCGGGCCTTTTTTCCATATTAAAAGAATTGTATAATTTTTATTTCGGGGAAAGAATCGTCTCCGATCTTTCTATATGA
- a CDS encoding adenylate/guanylate cyclase domain-containing protein gives MKQKLVQLIYLIFGDPKKNSLEHRLFNAISLVNGSLNILGSIFEEQTEYSHRVIILNLISGFILLTMYYFSRFRNIYYVLFWPLNLTILVYLSSLWFLHGGSNGGNHYYFIPALVIATILLKNHNIFFIYAFYAFVTGFLYIFEYFYPNFIVPQKDRDAEYMDLGGNYIFVQILTGILIFILSRNLNIERKKSDNLLRNILPESIADELKMNDTVQPKRYDSVTVLFTDMAGFTQIAEKMSPEELVKELHFFFAEFDKIAKKYGLEKIKTIGDAYMAVAGLPTPNHTHARDAVFCGLEFQQFMKKQKEERQKLGLPSWELRLGIHTGSVVAGVIGTEKFAYDIWGDTVNTASRMESSGLAGEVNISLDTFHFVREDFICESRGLIKAKNKGEIEMFLVKEAREA, from the coding sequence ATGAAACAAAAATTAGTACAACTGATTTATTTGATCTTTGGAGATCCTAAAAAGAACTCCTTAGAGCATCGATTATTCAATGCAATTTCCCTAGTAAACGGAAGTTTGAATATATTAGGTTCTATCTTCGAAGAACAAACCGAATATTCTCATCGGGTCATCATTCTAAACCTGATCTCCGGTTTTATTCTACTCACTATGTACTATTTTTCCAGATTTAGGAATATTTATTACGTTCTTTTCTGGCCCTTAAATCTAACGATTCTCGTATATTTATCTTCTCTTTGGTTCTTGCATGGTGGTTCGAATGGAGGAAACCATTATTATTTTATCCCTGCGTTAGTAATAGCGACAATTCTATTAAAAAATCATAATATATTTTTCATATATGCGTTTTATGCATTCGTGACAGGCTTCTTATATATATTCGAATATTTTTATCCGAATTTTATAGTCCCTCAAAAAGATAGGGATGCAGAATATATGGATCTGGGAGGAAATTATATCTTCGTCCAGATCCTAACAGGGATACTGATCTTTATACTCAGCAGAAACCTGAATATAGAGAGGAAAAAATCCGACAATCTACTTCGAAATATTCTTCCGGAGTCGATCGCAGACGAATTAAAAATGAACGATACTGTCCAACCAAAACGTTATGATAGTGTTACGGTATTATTCACTGATATGGCAGGGTTTACCCAGATCGCGGAGAAGATGAGTCCGGAAGAATTAGTGAAGGAACTCCACTTCTTCTTTGCTGAATTTGATAAGATCGCTAAAAAATACGGCTTGGAGAAGATCAAGACGATCGGAGATGCCTATATGGCCGTTGCCGGACTTCCTACACCGAATCATACTCATGCAAGAGACGCGGTTTTCTGCGGATTGGAGTTCCAACAATTCATGAAGAAACAAAAGGAAGAGAGACAGAAATTAGGTCTTCCTAGCTGGGAATTACGTTTAGGTATCCATACGGGCAGCGTAGTTGCAGGAGTAATAGGCACGGAAAAATTTGCCTACGATATCTGGGGGGACACAGTCAATACCGCAAGTCGTATGGAAAGTTCCGGACTTGCGGGAGAAGTGAATATTTCCTTAGATACATTCCATTTTGTGAGAGAAGATTTTATCTGCGAGTCCAGGGGGTTGATAAAAGCTAAGAATAAGGGAGAGATTGAAATGTTTTTGGTGAAGGAAGCCAGAGAAGCATAA